From Spirosoma agri, one genomic window encodes:
- a CDS encoding DUF2795 domain-containing protein, giving the protein MYWTLELASYLEDAPWPATKDELIDYSIRSGAPLEVVENLQELEDDGQPYESIEEIWPDYPTKDDFFFNEDEY; this is encoded by the coding sequence ATGTACTGGACACTCGAACTCGCATCCTACCTGGAAGATGCTCCCTGGCCTGCCACTAAAGACGAACTGATTGATTATTCGATCCGCTCCGGTGCCCCACTGGAAGTTGTCGAAAACTTACAGGAGCTTGAAGATGACGGCCAACCGTATGAAAGCATCGAAGAAATCTGGCCGGACTATCCGACCAAAGACGACTTCTTCTTCAACGAAGACGAGTACTGA